In Pseudomonas putida, a genomic segment contains:
- the fliN gene encoding flagellar motor switch protein FliN — MANENEINSPEEQALADEWAAALEETGDAGQADIDALLAGDSGPGRLPMEEFASSPKPSENVSLEGPNLDVILDIPVSISMEVGSTEINIRNLLQLNQGSVIELDRLAGEPLDVLVNGTLIAHGEVVVVNEKFGIRLTDVISPSERIKKLR; from the coding sequence ATGGCTAACGAAAACGAGATCAACTCCCCCGAGGAGCAGGCCCTGGCCGATGAGTGGGCTGCGGCCCTGGAAGAAACCGGTGATGCCGGCCAGGCCGATATCGACGCCTTGCTCGCTGGCGATTCCGGCCCTGGCCGCCTGCCGATGGAAGAGTTCGCAAGCTCGCCCAAGCCGAGCGAGAACGTCAGCCTCGAAGGCCCCAACCTGGACGTGATCCTGGACATTCCGGTGAGCATTTCCATGGAAGTGGGCAGCACCGAGATCAACATCCGCAACCTACTGCAGCTCAACCAGGGGTCGGTCATCGAGCTCGACCGCCTGGCCGGCGAGCCGCTCGACGTGCTGGTCAATGGCACGCTGATCGCCCATGGTGAAGTGGTCGTGGTCAACGAGAAGTTCGGCATCCGCCTGACCGACGTGATCAGCCCCAGCGAACGCATCAAGAAGCTGCGCTGA
- the fliM gene encoding flagellar motor switch protein FliM yields MAVQDLLSQDEIDALLHGVDDGLVQTESVAEPGSIKSYDLTSQDRIVRGRMPTLEMINERFARYTRISMFNLLRRSADVAVGGVQVMKFGEYVHSLYVPTSLNLVKIKPLRGTSLFILDAKLVFKLVDNFFGGDGRHAKIEGREFTPTELRVVRMVLDQCFVDLKEAWQAIMPVNFEYMNSEVNPAMANIVGPSEAVVVSTFHIELDGGGGDLHVTMPYSMIEPVREMLDAGFQSDLDDQDERWVKALREDVLDVAVPLTATVARRQLKLRDILHMQPGDVIPVELPEHLVLRANGVPSFKARLGSHKGNLALQIIDPIERR; encoded by the coding sequence ATGGCCGTACAGGACCTGCTGTCCCAGGATGAGATCGACGCGCTGCTGCATGGCGTCGACGACGGTCTGGTGCAGACCGAGAGCGTTGCCGAGCCGGGCAGCATCAAGAGCTACGACCTGACCAGCCAGGATCGTATCGTCCGCGGTCGCATGCCGACCCTGGAGATGATCAACGAGCGTTTCGCCCGCTACACCCGCATCAGCATGTTCAACCTGCTGCGTCGCTCCGCCGACGTGGCGGTGGGCGGCGTGCAGGTGATGAAGTTCGGCGAGTACGTGCATTCGCTGTACGTGCCGACCAGCCTCAACCTGGTGAAGATCAAGCCGCTGCGCGGCACCTCGCTGTTCATCCTCGACGCCAAGCTGGTGTTCAAGCTGGTGGACAACTTCTTCGGTGGCGACGGCCGCCACGCCAAGATCGAGGGGCGCGAATTCACCCCGACCGAGCTGCGCGTGGTACGCATGGTCCTCGACCAGTGCTTCGTCGACCTCAAGGAAGCCTGGCAGGCGATCATGCCGGTCAACTTCGAGTACATGAACTCCGAGGTCAACCCGGCCATGGCCAACATCGTCGGCCCGAGCGAGGCGGTGGTGGTGTCGACCTTCCACATCGAGCTGGACGGCGGTGGCGGCGACCTGCACGTGACCATGCCGTACTCGATGATCGAGCCGGTGCGGGAAATGCTCGATGCCGGTTTCCAGTCCGACCTGGACGACCAGGACGAGCGGTGGGTCAAGGCCCTGCGCGAGGACGTGCTGGACGTGGCCGTGCCGCTGACCGCCACGGTGGCGCGACGCCAGCTCAAGCTGCGCGACATCCTGCACATGCAGCCGGGCGACGTGATCCCGGTGGAGCTGCCGGAGCACCTGGTGCTGCGCGCCAACGGCGTGCCGTCGTTCAAGGCGCGCCTGGGTTCGCACAAGGGCAACCTGGCGCTGCAGATCATCGACCCGATCGAGCGCCGCTGA
- the flhB gene encoding flagellar biosynthesis protein FlhB, which yields MAESESGQDKTEDPTDKRKRDAREKGEIARSKELNTVAVTLAGAGGLLAFGGHLAETLLEMMRLNFSLTREVIVDERAMGAFLLASGKMAVWAVQPVLILLFVISFVAPIALGGFLFSGSLLQPKFSRMNPLSGVKRMFSMNSLTELIKAIAKFFVILLVALVVLANDRQALLSIANEPLEQAILHSVQVVGWSALWMAAGLLLIAAVDVPFQLWQTAKKLKMTKQEVRDEYKEQEGKPEVKQRIRQLQREVSQRRMMAAVPQADVIITNPTHYAVALQYDPEKGGAAPLLIAKGTDFLALKIREIGVEHKIQILESPALARAIYYSTELEREIPAGLYLAVAQVLAYVFQIRQYRAGKGKRPDPLKQDLPIPPDLRRDD from the coding sequence ATGGCGGAGAGCGAGAGCGGTCAGGACAAGACGGAAGACCCCACCGACAAACGCAAGCGCGACGCGCGCGAAAAAGGTGAGATCGCCCGTTCCAAGGAGCTGAACACGGTCGCCGTGACCTTGGCCGGTGCCGGTGGTCTGCTGGCTTTCGGCGGCCATCTGGCAGAAACCCTGCTGGAAATGATGCGCCTGAATTTCAGCCTGACCCGCGAGGTGATCGTCGATGAGCGGGCCATGGGCGCGTTCCTGCTGGCGTCGGGCAAGATGGCGGTGTGGGCGGTGCAACCGGTATTGATCCTGCTGTTCGTGATCTCCTTCGTGGCGCCCATCGCCTTGGGCGGGTTTCTGTTCTCCGGCAGCCTTCTGCAGCCCAAGTTCAGCCGCATGAACCCGCTGTCGGGGGTCAAGCGCATGTTCTCGATGAACTCGTTGACCGAGCTGATCAAGGCCATTGCCAAGTTCTTCGTGATCCTCCTGGTAGCACTGGTGGTGCTGGCCAACGACCGCCAGGCGCTGTTGTCGATCGCCAACGAGCCGCTGGAGCAGGCGATCCTCCACAGCGTGCAGGTGGTGGGTTGGAGTGCGCTGTGGATGGCGGCGGGGCTGCTGCTGATTGCTGCGGTGGACGTGCCGTTCCAGCTGTGGCAGACGGCCAAGAAGCTGAAGATGACCAAGCAGGAAGTGCGCGACGAGTACAAGGAGCAGGAGGGCAAGCCCGAGGTCAAGCAGCGCATCCGCCAGTTGCAGCGCGAGGTGTCGCAGCGGCGCATGATGGCCGCCGTGCCCCAGGCCGATGTGATCATCACCAACCCCACGCACTATGCCGTGGCCCTGCAGTACGACCCGGAGAAGGGCGGCGCGGCGCCGCTGCTGATCGCCAAGGGCACCGATTTCCTGGCGTTGAAGATCCGCGAGATCGGCGTCGAGCACAAGATCCAGATCCTCGAGTCGCCCGCCCTGGCGCGGGCGATCTACTACTCCACGGAGCTTGAGCGTGAGATCCCGGCGGGGCTATACCTGGCGGTGGCGCAGGTGCTGGCCTACGTATTCCAGATTCGCCAGTACCGGGCGGGCAAGGGCAAGCGGCCGGATCCGCTCAAGCAAGACCTGCCGATACCGCCGGATCTGCGGCGCGACGACTGA
- the fliO gene encoding flagellar biosynthetic protein FliO — translation MRAVTALGTLLASEIAIAAATPTPVVPAAPGSLGGQLAQMVFGLLLVVGLIFFLAWLLRRMQGAAPKGGQVIEIVGSRAIGPRDRLLLVQVGKEQILIGHSPGNIEALHVMAEPVEVPASARQAAPEFAQRLLELMGKDQKDKK, via the coding sequence ATGCGCGCCGTCACGGCCCTGGGCACGTTGCTGGCCAGCGAAATCGCCATTGCCGCCGCCACCCCGACCCCGGTCGTGCCGGCGGCACCCGGCAGCCTGGGCGGGCAGCTGGCGCAGATGGTGTTCGGCCTGCTGCTGGTGGTGGGCTTGATCTTCTTCCTCGCCTGGCTGCTGCGCCGCATGCAAGGCGCCGCGCCCAAGGGCGGGCAGGTGATCGAGATCGTCGGCAGCCGCGCCATCGGCCCGCGTGACCGGTTGCTGCTGGTGCAGGTTGGCAAGGAGCAGATCCTCATTGGCCACAGCCCGGGCAACATCGAAGCCCTGCATGTCATGGCCGAGCCGGTGGAAGTGCCTGCCAGTGCCCGCCAGGCGGCGCCGGAGTTCGCCCAGCGCTTGCTGGAATTGATGGGCAAGGACCAGAAGGACAAGAAGTGA
- the fliL gene encoding flagellar basal body-associated protein FliL produces the protein MAKSDAVKDPATKGKLKLILLMVLALLLAVGLSVGATWFIMHKGESAPAPDAAASNVKPAAIYEPLAPAFVVNFNQNGRQRYMQVSITLQGRSQADLDALKVHMPVIRNNLVMMFSGQGFDTLAGSPVGQEMLRQKATAVVQEVAQKEVGKPVVDQLLFTNFVLQ, from the coding sequence ATGGCGAAGAGCGACGCAGTGAAAGACCCCGCCACTAAAGGCAAACTCAAGCTGATCCTGCTGATGGTACTGGCCCTGCTGCTGGCGGTCGGCCTGTCGGTGGGCGCCACGTGGTTCATCATGCACAAGGGCGAGTCGGCCCCCGCGCCCGATGCGGCAGCGAGCAACGTCAAGCCGGCAGCGATCTACGAGCCCCTGGCTCCGGCCTTCGTGGTCAACTTCAACCAGAACGGCCGCCAGCGCTACATGCAGGTGAGCATCACCCTGCAGGGCCGCAGCCAGGCCGACCTCGACGCGCTGAAAGTGCACATGCCGGTGATCCGCAACAACCTGGTGATGATGTTCTCCGGGCAGGGCTTCGACACCCTGGCCGGCAGCCCCGTGGGCCAGGAAATGCTGCGTCAGAAAGCCACCGCAGTGGTCCAGGAAGTGGCGCAGAAGGAAGTCGGCAAGCCGGTCGTCGACCAGCTGCTGTTCACCAATTTCGTATTGCAGTAG
- the fliR gene encoding flagellar biosynthetic protein FliR, which produces MLELTDAQIGTWVATFLLPLFRVTAMLMTMPIFGTKMLPTRVRLYVAVAITVVIVPALPPLPEFDPLSLRGLLLCAEQIIVGTLFGMALQLLFQAFVIAGQIVSTQMGMGFASMVDPANGVNVAVVSQFMTMLVSILFLLMNGHLVMFEILTESFTTLPVGDALVVSHFWEMAGRLGWVFGAGLLLILPAITALLVVNIAFGVMTRAAPQLNIFSIGFPLTLVLGMGIFWIGLADVLSHYQALASESLQWLRELARAR; this is translated from the coding sequence ATGCTGGAGCTGACCGACGCGCAGATCGGCACATGGGTGGCGACCTTCCTGCTGCCGCTGTTCCGGGTCACGGCGATGCTGATGACCATGCCGATCTTCGGCACCAAGATGCTACCCACGCGCGTGCGTCTCTACGTGGCCGTGGCCATCACCGTGGTGATCGTGCCAGCGCTGCCGCCATTGCCCGAATTCGACCCGCTGAGCCTGCGCGGCCTGCTGCTGTGCGCCGAGCAGATCATCGTCGGGACCTTGTTCGGCATGGCCCTGCAGCTGTTGTTCCAGGCCTTCGTCATCGCCGGGCAGATCGTCTCCACCCAGATGGGCATGGGCTTCGCCTCGATGGTCGACCCGGCCAACGGCGTCAACGTGGCAGTGGTCAGCCAGTTCATGACCATGCTGGTCAGCATCCTGTTCCTGTTGATGAACGGCCATCTGGTGATGTTCGAGATACTCACCGAGAGCTTCACCACGTTGCCGGTGGGCGATGCCCTGGTGGTCAGTCACTTCTGGGAGATGGCCGGGCGCCTGGGTTGGGTGTTCGGCGCCGGGCTGTTGTTGATCCTGCCGGCGATCACCGCGCTGCTGGTGGTGAACATCGCCTTTGGCGTGATGACCCGTGCAGCACCGCAGTTGAACATCTTCTCCATCGGCTTCCCGCTGACCCTGGTGCTGGGCATGGGCATCTTCTGGATCGGCCTGGCCGATGTGCTGTCGCATTACCAGGCATTGGCCAGCGAATCGCTGCAATGGCTTCGTGAACTGGCGAGGGCGCGCTGA
- the flhA gene encoding flagellar biosynthesis protein FlhA, translated as MDRTQLISNARSNLAGLGRGSLGVPLLLLVMLAMMMLPMPPFLLDVFFTFNIALSIVVLLVCVYALRPLDFAAFPTILLVATLLRLALNVASTRVVMLHGQEGHGAAGKVIQAFGEVVIGGNYVVGAVVFAILMIINFVVVTKGAGRISEVSARFTLDAMPGKQMAIDADLNAGLIDQAGAKARRAEVAQEAEFYGSMDGASKFVRGDAIAGLLILFINLIGGMLIGMLQHDMSFSDAGKVYALLTIGDGLVAQLPSLLLSTAAAIMVTRASGSEDMGKLINRQMFDSPKALAVSAALMIVMGLVPGMPHIAFISLGLMAAGGAYLVWKKQQTAKAAAQAEVQRQQDLLPSPQRALETKELGWDDVTPIDMIGLEVGYRLIPLVDRNQGGQLLARIKGVRKKLSQDLGFLMPTVHIRDNLDLQPSAYRLTLMGVILSEAEIYPDRELAINPGQVFGTLNGIAARDPAFGLEAVWIDVGQRAQAQSLGYTVVDASTVVATHLNQILQKHCHELIGHEEVQQLLAVLGKASPKLAEELVPGVISLSGLLKVLQALLAEQVPVRDIRSIAEAIANNAAKSQDTAALVAAVRVGLCRAIVQSIVGTESELPVITLEPRLEQILLNSLQRAGQGQEEGVLLEPSMAEKLQRSLIEAAQRQEMQGQAAILLVAGPIRAMLSRFGRLAVPNLHVLAYQEIPDNKQVTIVATVGPNG; from the coding sequence GTGGATCGCACTCAGTTAATCAGCAACGCTCGCAGTAACCTGGCCGGCCTCGGTCGGGGCAGCCTGGGCGTGCCGCTGCTGTTGCTGGTGATGTTGGCAATGATGATGTTGCCGATGCCGCCGTTCCTGCTCGACGTGTTCTTCACCTTCAACATCGCCCTGTCGATCGTGGTCCTGCTGGTCTGCGTATACGCCCTGCGCCCGCTGGATTTCGCCGCCTTCCCGACCATCCTGCTGGTGGCCACGCTGCTGCGCCTGGCACTGAACGTGGCCTCCACCCGCGTGGTCATGCTCCACGGCCAGGAGGGCCATGGCGCGGCGGGCAAGGTGATCCAGGCCTTCGGTGAAGTGGTCATCGGCGGCAACTACGTCGTTGGTGCGGTGGTGTTCGCCATCCTCATGATCATCAACTTCGTGGTCGTGACCAAAGGTGCCGGGCGTATTTCCGAGGTGAGCGCACGCTTCACCCTCGACGCCATGCCGGGCAAGCAGATGGCCATCGACGCCGACCTCAACGCCGGCCTGATCGACCAGGCGGGCGCCAAGGCGCGTCGCGCCGAAGTGGCCCAGGAGGCCGAGTTCTACGGCTCGATGGACGGTGCCAGCAAGTTCGTGCGCGGTGACGCCATCGCCGGCCTGTTGATCCTGTTCATCAACCTCATCGGCGGCATGCTGATCGGCATGCTGCAACACGACATGTCGTTCAGCGATGCCGGCAAGGTCTACGCCCTGCTGACCATCGGTGACGGTTTGGTGGCGCAATTGCCATCACTGCTGCTGTCCACCGCCGCCGCGATCATGGTCACCCGTGCCTCGGGCTCCGAGGACATGGGCAAGCTGATCAACCGGCAGATGTTCGATTCGCCCAAGGCCCTGGCGGTGTCCGCCGCGCTGATGATCGTCATGGGCCTGGTGCCGGGCATGCCGCACATCGCCTTCATCAGCCTCGGCCTGATGGCCGCTGGTGGCGCCTACCTGGTGTGGAAGAAACAGCAGACGGCCAAGGCGGCTGCGCAGGCCGAAGTGCAGCGCCAGCAAGACCTGCTGCCCTCGCCGCAGCGTGCGCTGGAAACCAAGGAGCTGGGCTGGGACGACGTCACCCCGATCGACATGATCGGCCTGGAAGTCGGCTACCGGCTGATCCCGCTGGTGGATCGCAACCAGGGCGGCCAGTTGCTGGCGCGGATCAAGGGCGTGCGCAAGAAGCTGTCCCAGGACCTGGGTTTCCTCATGCCCACCGTGCATATCCGCGATAACCTCGACCTGCAGCCCAGTGCCTACCGCCTGACGCTGATGGGCGTGATCCTCTCCGAGGCCGAGATCTACCCGGACCGGGAGCTGGCGATCAACCCCGGCCAGGTGTTCGGTACGCTCAACGGCATTGCCGCGCGCGACCCGGCGTTCGGCCTGGAGGCGGTGTGGATCGACGTTGGCCAGCGCGCCCAGGCGCAGTCGCTGGGCTACACCGTGGTCGATGCCAGTACCGTGGTCGCCACCCACCTCAACCAGATTCTGCAGAAGCACTGCCACGAACTGATCGGCCACGAAGAGGTCCAGCAATTGCTGGCGGTGCTGGGCAAGGCGTCGCCGAAGCTTGCCGAAGAGCTGGTGCCCGGTGTCATTTCGTTGTCGGGCCTGCTCAAGGTGCTGCAAGCGTTGCTCGCCGAGCAGGTGCCGGTACGTGACATCCGCAGCATTGCCGAGGCCATCGCCAACAACGCGGCGAAGAGTCAAGATACCGCCGCGCTGGTCGCCGCAGTGCGCGTCGGATTGTGTCGCGCCATCGTGCAAAGCATTGTCGGCACTGAGTCGGAGCTGCCTGTGATCACCTTGGAGCCAAGGTTGGAACAGATTTTGCTCAATAGTCTGCAAAGGGCCGGGCAAGGTCAGGAAGAAGGTGTTCTCCTGGAGCCGAGCATGGCCGAAAAGCTGCAGCGCTCGTTGATCGAAGCGGCCCAGCGTCAGGAGATGCAAGGCCAGGCGGCCATCCTCCTGGTGGCGGGTCCGATCCGTGCCATGCTGTCGCGCTTCGGCCGCCTGGCTGTACCGAATTTGCATGTTCTGGCGTATCAGGAAATTCCTGACAACAAGCAAGTCACCATCGTTGCCACCGTGGGCCCAAATGGCTGA
- a CDS encoding flagellar hook-length control protein FliK produces MPVASNPLLQASVIGAPSRGTGAVADKSAQTAADQGGGFDQVMANQGRDKPSLQADKGVQGKSKDKPEVAQGGNQAAADKPAVAGDGNKLPAAGDATAQAGNDSDADDSSLLDASLVAGQVTDAQPGAQLIQAQAEAVAPVLQAAIQQPAVATPQPATEASTSVDDFDPDADPLANLPTLRLALEQTAQAKGTTSAHAASTADAAQGDNNQAAVNSLASQAIQTQAEPGQSDTGDKAFGALLEDGLKDTKSASSDTRVDDFADRLASLTQAATAKTANAAPVTANPLQQPLSLNQNPWAEGLVNRVMYMSSQNLKSADIQLEPAELGRLDIRVNLAADQSTQVTFISGHAGVRDALDSQVHRLRELFAQQGLAQPDVNVADQSRGQQQQAQQESNLSGVAARRAQAGDSDPAELAEVSRPMEQQVVIGDSAVDFYA; encoded by the coding sequence ATGCCTGTCGCTTCCAATCCCTTGTTGCAAGCCAGCGTCATCGGCGCTCCCTCCCGAGGGACTGGCGCGGTGGCCGACAAATCGGCGCAGACGGCGGCAGATCAGGGCGGCGGCTTCGATCAGGTGATGGCCAACCAGGGCCGTGACAAGCCTTCGCTGCAGGCCGACAAGGGCGTCCAGGGCAAGTCCAAGGACAAGCCGGAGGTGGCCCAGGGCGGCAACCAGGCTGCCGCCGATAAACCGGCGGTTGCCGGTGACGGCAACAAATTGCCAGCCGCGGGCGATGCTACCGCGCAAGCCGGCAACGACAGCGATGCTGACGACAGCAGCCTGCTCGACGCCAGCCTGGTGGCTGGCCAGGTCACCGACGCCCAGCCTGGCGCGCAGTTGATCCAGGCCCAGGCCGAAGCCGTGGCGCCGGTATTGCAGGCGGCGATTCAGCAGCCGGCAGTGGCGACGCCTCAGCCCGCGACCGAGGCTTCGACGTCGGTGGACGATTTCGACCCTGACGCCGACCCGCTGGCCAATCTGCCGACCCTGCGCCTGGCCCTGGAACAGACCGCCCAGGCCAAGGGCACCACCTCCGCGCATGCCGCGTCGACTGCCGATGCGGCCCAGGGCGACAATAATCAGGCTGCCGTCAATAGCTTGGCGAGCCAGGCGATCCAGACGCAAGCCGAGCCTGGCCAGTCCGATACGGGCGACAAGGCTTTCGGCGCCTTGCTCGAAGACGGCCTGAAGGACACCAAGAGCGCCAGCAGCGATACCCGTGTCGACGACTTCGCCGATCGCCTGGCCAGCCTGACCCAGGCCGCCACCGCGAAAACCGCCAATGCCGCGCCGGTGACTGCCAACCCCCTGCAGCAGCCATTGTCGCTGAACCAGAATCCGTGGGCCGAGGGTCTGGTGAACCGGGTGATGTACATGTCCAGCCAGAACCTCAAGTCGGCGGATATCCAGTTGGAGCCAGCCGAGCTCGGTCGCCTGGATATTCGCGTCAACCTGGCGGCGGACCAGTCCACCCAGGTGACCTTCATCAGCGGCCACGCCGGCGTGCGCGATGCGCTGGACAGCCAGGTGCATCGCCTGCGCGAACTGTTCGCCCAGCAGGGGCTGGCGCAGCCGGATGTCAACGTCGCGGACCAGTCGCGCGGGCAGCAGCAACAGGCGCAGCAGGAGTCGAACCTGTCTGGGGTTGCGGCGCGGCGCGCGCAGGCGGGCGATAGCGACCCTGCCGAGTTGGCCGAAGTGTCGCGGCCGATGGAGCAGCAGGTGGTCATTGGCGACAGTGCGGTCGACTTCTACGCCTGA
- a CDS encoding Hpt domain-containing protein, whose translation MAEIHIDQKVLSDLKEVMEDGYLQLVDTFLEDSERRLSQLHEAKSADELALAAHSFKGSSSNMGAVILAKLCEQLEERARHQPLYGIEDLISRIDQEYLEVQRFYRAQGQGVSAP comes from the coding sequence GTGGCTGAGATACATATCGATCAAAAGGTGTTGAGCGACCTGAAGGAGGTCATGGAAGACGGCTACCTGCAGTTGGTGGACACCTTCCTGGAAGATTCCGAGCGGCGCCTGAGCCAACTGCACGAGGCCAAGAGCGCCGATGAGCTTGCGCTCGCGGCGCACAGTTTCAAGGGCAGCAGCAGCAACATGGGCGCGGTGATCCTGGCCAAGTTGTGCGAACAGCTCGAGGAGCGGGCCAGGCATCAGCCGCTGTATGGCATCGAGGACCTCATCAGCCGCATAGACCAGGAGTACCTGGAGGTGCAGCGTTTCTATCGTGCGCAGGGCCAGGGTGTATCGGCGCCGTGA
- the fliQ gene encoding flagellar biosynthesis protein FliQ, producing the protein MTPEIAVDLFRDALWLTTLMVAILVVPSLLVGLIVAMFQAATQINEQTLSFLPRLLVMLVTLIVAGPWLVQKFMEYITGLYTSIPQLIG; encoded by the coding sequence ATGACACCTGAAATAGCGGTCGACCTGTTCCGAGACGCGCTCTGGCTGACCACCTTGATGGTCGCCATCCTGGTGGTCCCGAGCCTGCTGGTGGGCCTGATCGTGGCGATGTTCCAGGCCGCCACGCAGATCAACGAACAGACCCTGAGCTTCCTGCCGCGCCTGCTGGTGATGCTGGTGACGCTGATCGTCGCCGGGCCATGGCTGGTGCAGAAGTTCATGGAGTACATCACCGGCCTGTACACCAGCATCCCGCAGCTGATCGGTTGA
- the flhF gene encoding flagellar biosynthesis protein FlhF encodes MQVKRFFAADMRQAMKLVRDELGSDAAIIGNRRIAGGVELTAALDYKLSALAPRVPNAELEEELRKTQSRIASAQAELASREGEAPGNRQLFAGQSLTAAEPLIEPHVDEPVAPAAAPAAAVDPRLFDAMRSELSGLRELLEVQLGSLAWGQLQGSQPQQANLWRRLLRIGLSGPIARQLLDLTQGIEEPRQAWRMLLAHLARMIEVPEVEPIEEGGVIAMVGPAGMGKTTTLAKLAARYVLKYGPANVALVSMDSFRIGAQEQLKTLGRILNVPVTYVDPGESLAQALEPLLRKRVVLIDTAGLQASDPALRMQLETLAGRGIAAKNYLVLATTSQKQVLTAAYHSYKRCGLAGCILTKLDETASLGEVLSLAISHELPVAYLTDGPRIPDDLHLPRKHQLVSRAVSVQMQDEPSEEAMADMFADLYHNPRRAG; translated from the coding sequence ATGCAAGTTAAGCGTTTTTTCGCCGCCGATATGCGCCAGGCCATGAAGCTGGTCCGCGATGAGCTCGGCTCCGATGCCGCCATCATCGGCAACCGTCGCATCGCCGGCGGCGTCGAACTGACCGCCGCGCTGGACTACAAGCTGTCCGCGCTGGCGCCGCGCGTGCCCAATGCCGAACTCGAGGAAGAGCTGCGCAAGACCCAGTCGCGCATCGCTTCGGCCCAGGCTGAGCTTGCCAGCCGCGAAGGCGAGGCCCCGGGCAACCGCCAATTGTTCGCCGGCCAGTCGCTGACCGCCGCCGAGCCGCTGATCGAACCCCACGTCGACGAGCCAGTGGCGCCTGCAGCCGCTCCGGCCGCAGCAGTCGACCCGCGTCTGTTCGATGCCATGCGCTCCGAGCTGTCTGGCCTGCGCGAGCTGCTCGAAGTGCAGCTCGGCTCGTTGGCCTGGGGCCAGTTGCAGGGCAGCCAGCCGCAGCAGGCCAACCTCTGGCGGCGTTTGCTGCGCATCGGTCTGTCGGGGCCGATCGCCCGCCAGTTGCTCGACCTCACCCAAGGCATCGAAGAGCCGCGCCAGGCCTGGCGCATGCTCCTGGCGCACCTGGCGCGGATGATCGAAGTGCCCGAGGTCGAGCCGATCGAGGAGGGTGGGGTGATCGCCATGGTCGGCCCGGCCGGCATGGGCAAGACCACCACCCTGGCCAAGCTGGCGGCGCGCTACGTGCTCAAGTACGGCCCGGCCAACGTCGCGCTGGTGAGCATGGACAGCTTCCGCATCGGCGCCCAGGAGCAGCTCAAGACCCTTGGCCGCATCCTCAACGTGCCGGTTACCTATGTCGACCCCGGCGAATCCCTGGCCCAGGCCCTGGAGCCGCTGCTGCGCAAACGCGTGGTGCTGATCGATACCGCCGGCCTGCAGGCCAGCGACCCGGCCCTGCGCATGCAACTGGAAACCCTGGCCGGCCGTGGCATCGCCGCGAAGAATTACCTGGTCCTGGCCACCACCAGCCAGAAGCAGGTGCTGACCGCCGCCTACCACAGTTACAAGCGCTGCGGGCTGGCTGGATGTATCCTGACCAAACTCGATGAAACGGCGAGCCTCGGCGAAGTGCTGAGCCTGGCGATCAGTCATGAACTGCCAGTGGCCTACCTGACCGATGGCCCGCGCATTCCCGACGACCTGCACCTGCCGCGCAAGCACCAGCTGGTGAGCCGTGCGGTCAGTGTGCAGATGCAGGACGAGCCCAGCGAGGAGGCCATGGCCGACATGTTCGCTGATCTCTATCACAACCCGCGACGTGCGGGTTGA
- the fliP gene encoding flagellar type III secretion system pore protein FliP (The bacterial flagellar biogenesis protein FliP forms a type III secretion system (T3SS)-type pore required for flagellar assembly.), producing MSRALRMLLSTVLPFALLLAAPLALAADPLSIPAITLANGPDGQQEYSVSLQILLIMTALSFIPAFVILMTSFTRIIIVFSILRQALGLQQTPSNQILTGMALFLTLFIMAPVFDKVNQTALQPYLNEQMTAQQAIETAQGPLKDFMLAQTRQSDLDLFMRLSKRTDIAGPDQVPLTILVPSFVTSELKTAFQIGFMIFIPFLIIDLVVASVLMAMGMMMLSPLIISLPFKIMLFVLVDGWALIMGTLAGSFGGV from the coding sequence ATGAGCCGCGCCTTGCGCATGTTGTTGAGCACCGTGTTGCCGTTCGCGCTGCTGTTGGCCGCGCCGCTGGCGCTGGCCGCCGATCCGTTGTCGATTCCGGCGATCACCCTGGCCAATGGTCCGGACGGGCAGCAGGAGTATTCGGTCAGCCTGCAGATCCTGCTGATCATGACCGCGCTGAGCTTCATTCCGGCGTTCGTCATCCTGATGACCAGCTTCACCCGCATCATCATCGTGTTCTCGATCCTGCGTCAGGCACTGGGCCTGCAGCAGACGCCGTCGAACCAGATCCTCACCGGCATGGCGCTGTTCCTCACGCTGTTCATCATGGCGCCGGTGTTCGACAAGGTGAATCAGACGGCCCTGCAGCCGTACCTGAACGAGCAGATGACCGCCCAGCAGGCCATCGAGACGGCCCAGGGGCCGCTCAAGGACTTCATGCTGGCGCAGACCCGGCAGAGCGACCTGGACCTGTTCATGCGCCTGTCCAAGCGCACCGACATCGCCGGCCCCGACCAGGTGCCGCTGACCATCCTGGTGCCGTCGTTCGTCACCTCCGAGCTCAAGACCGCGTTCCAGATCGGCTTCATGATCTTCATCCCCTTCCTGATCATCGACCTGGTGGTCGCCAGTGTATTGATGGCCATGGGTATGATGATGCTGTCGCCGCTGATCATCTCGTTGCCGTTCAAGATCATGCTGTTCGTCCTGGTCGATGGCTGGGCGCTGATCATGGGCACCCTGGCCGGCAGTTTCGGTGGCGTCTGA